Proteins from one Porites lutea chromosome 3, jaPorLute2.1, whole genome shotgun sequence genomic window:
- the LOC140931507 gene encoding uncharacterized protein — protein MSTTDAKTEKYDKETKQKNSEKNEKKGDEGEDEGEKDIKKDNEKKEEGVEDQNKAVEKNMQTNVNKGIKKKEKQKGEFEKADQSKKEDGGKKKVDSRETEEVERSSKEPKKRDVTKVEEEKLKLGKDVKKADQEKGKGDGNVKKADLGREEVTRAEKQRQGDVKRGDKEEEKQGKGNRADKKEEKASDMTKEEKEKERTQSRQEMRRVKQIQRKQMSRKKNMLRK, from the coding sequence ATGAGTACAACTGAcgctaaaacagaaaaatatgacaaagaaacaaagcagaaaaacagtgaaaagaatgaaaagaaagGGGATGAAGGAGAAGATGAAGGAGAGAAAGACATAAAGAAAGACAACGAAAAGAAAGAGGAAGGAGTTGAAGATCAGAACAAAGCGGtagaaaaaaacatgcaaacgAATGTAAATAAAGgcattaaaaagaaagaaaaacaaaagggagAATTTGAGAAAGCAGACCAATCCAAGAAGGAAGACGGAGGTAAAAAGAAAGTAGACTCGAGAGAAACAGAAGAAGTAGAAAGATCAAGTAAAGAGCCAAAAAAACGAGATGTAACAAAAGTAGAGGAGGAAAAATTGAAACTAGGCAAAGATGTTAAGAAGGCAGATCAAGAGAAGGGGAAAGGCGACGGAAATGTAAAGAAAGCAGACTTAGGACGAGAAGAGGTAACAAGGGCAGAGAAACAACGGCAAGGAGATGTGAAGAGAGGAGATAAAGAGGAAGAGAAACAAGGAAAAGGAAACAGAGCAGATAAGAAGGAAGAGAAAGCATCTGATAtgacaaaggaagaaaaagagaaggaaaggACGCAAAGCAGGCAAGAAATGAGAAGGGTAAAGCAGATTCAAAGAAAGCAGATGagcaggaagaaaaacatgttGAGAAAGTAA
- the LOC140930309 gene encoding uncharacterized protein — translation MPKEKQSSLNSFFSKKRTLSENPSTSSASSSSPEEILEPPAKSPTITSAGLKDLPSEILVQIFQYLTIQDCLRGVGRVCRRFQGLIEYTGEVWRTLETDVELSTEAFQSIMRHAKLIRKLGLRFSQKRLRYASPDMYIESYLACCVNVCWLDLSYNTSIISLAFLHSMHSLEYLNLHGCTSIDPINMMTCLNGCQALRAIDITNCIQFEENHIPSLIDTFRVLTCLKMIRAFDINVSLTVENVRVILQTAKNIETFAITPAWGPPPAWVDLMREYDHIEFGEELQSQLDRVNLPNFLYEEEQGAFH, via the exons ATGCCAAAGGAAAAGCAAAGCTCTCTCAATTCATTCTTCTCTAAAAAACG AACTCTTAGCGAAAATCCTTCGACATCGTCGGCATCGTCCAGTTCCCCAGAAGAAATCCTCGAACCTCCCGCCAAATCTCCAACAATTACAA GTGCTGGTTTGAAAGACCTTCCCTCTGAAATTTTAGTCCAgatatttcaatatttaacCATACAAGACTGTCTAAGAGGTGTAGGACGTGTATGTCGGCGTTTTCAAGGGCTAATAGAATACACAGGAGAAGTGTGGAGAACACTTGAAACAGATGTAGAATTAAGTACCGAAGCCTTTCAGAGTATTATGCGCCACGCAAAGCTCATTCGAAAACTTGGATTAAGGTTTTCCCAGAAACGTCTGCGTTATGCTAGCCCTGATATGTACATCGAGAGCTATCTTGCGTGTTGCGTAAACGTTTGCTGGCTAGATTTATCTTATAATACCTCAATCATTTCGTTGGCTTTTTTGCACAGTATGCACTCATTAGAGTATCTTAATCTACATGGTTGCACGAGCATCGACCCAATAAACATGATGACATGCCTCAACGGTTGTCAAGCTCTTAGAGCCATAGATATAacaaattgcattcaatttGAAGAAAACCATATTCCTAGCTTAATTGACACTTTTAGAGTGCTAACGTGCCTCAAAATGATTAGAGCTTTCGATATCAACGTGTCACTAACAGTGGAAAATGTAAGGGTAATTttgcaaacagcaaaaaatattgagacattCGCGATAACACCagcctggggtcccccacctgcCTGGGTTGACTTGATGAGGGAGTATGACCATATTGAATTCGGGGAGGAGCTCCAGTCACAACTAGATAGGGTCAACCTGCCAAATTTTCTATACGAAGAAGAGCAGGGGGCATTTCATTAG
- the LOC140930308 gene encoding 52 kDa repressor of the inhibitor of the protein kinase-like, whose protein sequence is MDNIQSNKTVLPLIVDAVMLCAKQQIALRGHRDYNIDFAEAPAQNEGNFIAILRLLAESNPELKRHLISGPANARYTSKTVQNEIISVMADLIRDYFRQCLEETPHFALIADETTSEGREVLSVCLRLLDFADPTNPIQREVLLDLCDLPRTTGSVIAATIRESLERQKVDIANCRGQAYDTTASMSSNKKGVQAEIAKHAPDAEYQGCCLHSLNLVICHACQIKSIQNMMDCCRELYSFFDNSPKRQSFMEIVIDAHSPDNKKRKLKNLCKTRWVERHATFETIFDLYEFIVITLDQICEPTDDDRYYPNGEIWSWDPKTKTLANGLRHTMKNFGHIFNFVCAKEILEPMRPIVTSLQGRLIDVYFGYKKIEDVTNHYSGIRADIDAWFARMYTKVLSLAELVQSTEERPRACNRQKNRDNTPAETVPSYWKRSVAIPLLDTVCAELQSRFSEEKRAHFELCALIPAVLTVKTSEEISELAKVLQAKWEHLLPVSSALESELFRWKGYCQQKALGDVSVTGLLSSHADNLFFPNIRELLKILAVLPIGSTEAERSFSCVRRIHTWLRSRMTTDRLSDLAVIAMHCHSIHIDRDKVYNKYMAIHPRRMMSASLLHD, encoded by the coding sequence ATGGATAACATCCAGTCGAACAAAACAGTGTTGCCTCTTATTGTTGATGCTGTGATGCTTTGCGCAAAGCAACAAATTGCTTTGCGTGGACACAGAGATTATAATATAGATTTTGCTGAAGCACCCGCGCAAAACGAAGGGAATTTTATTGCCATCTTACGTCTTTTAGCAGAGAGCAACCCTGAATTGAAAAGGCATCTGATATCGGGACCAGCCAATGCACGCTATACAAGCAAAAcggtgcaaaatgaaattatttctgTTATGGCCGACTTAATCCGTGACTATTTTCGACAATGTCTCGAGGAGACTCCTCATTTTGCACTGATTGCCGACGAAACCACGTCTGAGGGACGGGAGGTGCTGTCCGTGTGCCTTCGCCTGCTTGACTTTGCTGACCCGACAAATCCAATACAGCGTGAAGTATTACTAGATCTATGTGACCTTCCAAGAACCACTGGATCAGTTATAGCAGCTACAATTCGGGAAAGCTTAGAAAGACAGAAGGTAGACATTGCAAATTGCCGTGGTCAAGCCTATGATACGACAGCGTCAATGAGCTCGAACAAGAAAGGGGTACAAGCAGAAATTGCTAAGCATGCACCAGACGCAGAGTACCAAGGGTGCTGTCTACATTCCCTTAATCTTGTAATTTGCCATGCATGTCAAATTAAATCAATCCAAAATATGATGGATTGCTGTCGAGAACTGTATAGCTTCTTTGACAATTCCCCGAAGCGACAGAGCTTCATGGAGATAGTCATTGATGCCCATTCCCCTGACAACAAGAAGCGGAAGTTGAAAAACCTATGCAAAACGAGATGGGTCGAACGACATGCAACGTTCGAAACGATCTTTGATCTATATGAGTTTATTGTCATCACCCTAGATCAGATCTGTGAGCCAACAGATGACGACCGATACTATCCTAATGGTGAAATCTGGAGCTGGGATCCAAAAACCAAAACACTTGCTAATGGGCTGCGCCATACGATGAAGAACTTTGGTCACATCTTCAACTTCGTGTGTGCCAAGGAGATACTAGAGCCCATGAGGCCAATAGTCACATCCCTACAAGGTCGTCTCATTGACGTCTACTTTGGTTACAAGAAGATCGAAGATGTCACCAACCACTACAGCGGCATTCGTGCTGATATCGATGCCTGGTTTGCAAGAATGTACACAAAGGTCTTAAGTCTTGCTGAGCTGGTCCAATCTACGGAAGAGCGTCCGCGCGCGTGTAACAGACAGAAAAACCGGGACAACACCCCAGCAGAGACAGTGCCAAGTTACTGGAAACGGTCCGTAGCAATACCACTGCTTGACACAGTCTGTGCAGAGCTACAATCCCGCTTTAGCGAAGAGAAGCGAGCACACTTCGAGCTTTGCGCACTAATCCCTGCAGTTCTCACTGTCAAGACATCCGAGGAAATATCAGAGTTAGCAAAAGTACTTCAAGCAAAGTGGGAACACTTGCTCCCCGTCTCGTCCGCCCTTGAAAGCGAACTATTTCGATGGAAAGGCTACTGCCAGCAGAAGGCACTGGGCGACGTGTCTGTGACCGGCCTTCTGTCAAGCCATGcagataatttgttttttcccaACATAAGAGAGCTACTGAAGATTCTAGCTGTATTACCGATAGGCAGCACAGAGGCGGAGAGGTCGTTCTCTTGTGTGAGAAGAATCCACACCTGGTTAAGGAGCAGGATGACCACCGACAGGCTGTCGGATCTAGCCGTGATTGCCATGCATTGCCACAGTATCCATATCGATCGGGACAAAGTATACAACAAGTACATGGCAATCCACCCAAGGCGCATGATGTCAGCTTCTCTGCTCCATGATTGA